ATTGACATGTTCTTTTCCAATATCCAGTGAATACCCAAGGATAGGAAGGCCAAGTAAGTAGGCAACTGCAATTTCAACAGCAAATTTTGTCATGCCAAAGCAAAATATTTGGGGTACACACATATTTTGCAAAATTGTACGAGACAGCATCCACTTTCATCATAATTTGGAGACCACCTCCTTCTCTTTCTCCTCCTTCCACACTGTGGTCACgtacaacaaaaataaaagaattccTTGAGGGATTTAATTTCTCATCTCAGCTTAAGCTTTATGACTGAGTATTGTGGCTTAAggctctcccccccccccccaaaaaaaaaacaaaaaaaaaaaaaagcatttggTGAATTAAGTTTTACATTTCAGATTCCTTTTGTCTGGTATTTCATAAAACAATATATAGACAAATACTTCCTTACATTTGCAGATCTACATTTGCCATACTGAAAAAGATGTTACCTAAAAAGTGAGCTGcctcatgtctagcaatcctctCCTGGTAATCAGGAAAAAATGATGCAAACCCACCAATGGCTGCCTGAAGGAGACTATATCATGAATACATATCAGCATTTGCTGTAAGACTTGCCTTCACTCTTATCACTCCCTCTCTTCTCTCTACGACTACGCCTGTCTTCTGACCTTGTGTctgtgcttcttttttttttttttttttttgtgtttttgcatGTACTATCGATGGTTGGGTGTACAGTGAAAGTTCTGTGCCTGTTACTCGCTAATCTCACTTGTCTTCAGTAGACAATCATGGAAAAGTTAACTTTTCACACTTCACATCTATCAAGGCATATGAAAAGATGTATCTTATGACTTACCCAGGGGAAACGCTCCCAACTGCCAGAACAATTAAAGAGATGCTCCCAATTAAGTATGGAAGAAAGAAACCCCAATCCTGAAAGAGCATAAAGTAGAAGTATTGGATGAAACTTTTCAGTGAACTCCACATGGTGGTAAAGAATATCTAGCTGCATATTGGAGTAGATGATGATCATATACTATGCATCACTAGACAATCAAGCAAAAAACTGCAGAAATCTAACAAAAAGGAGGTGACTTAGTGTCTCAAATTCATACAATGTACTTCAATTTGTAGAGCTTTTGCACCTATTTACCTAATAAAGCATAAAATTGTTTATGGCAACACTCATTTACTAATATAAGTCGCATTTTGAGTGGTAATATCATTAATCATATGCTTTAAGATCAATATTACAGTTTTTTACTGTTATTGTAGCTTTAAGTTCACCAGAGAAGGGTGCTCCAACACAATGATTAAGGCGTGATTCTCATATAGATGAGAAGAAAGATATTTGCCTGCATGATTCATCTATCTATGCTCGGGAGTAGACAAAATAAGTATGCCAATGGACATAAAGCTTACCCCAGGAAGCTGGCTAGTGAGAACACCTAAAAAACCAGTTGTTCCTACCACCGTAAAGAGAAACGCTGCCTGCACTACTGGAAGAATTAGTTAAACTAAAATGAATCAGAACTATTGTAAATTTCTTTGAGGAAAATTATGAAAACATAATCTCCATTTTCTCAAGTAATTATACATAATGCTGCAAAGAAAACATCAGAGCCAATGCATCAAGGTTTTATGTTTGAATTCTGAGCCAAAttaaaattcttcttattttagATAATGCAGATATAGGACACACCAATATCTCTATTTCTTGAAGAGCTACAGAACCGGTTAAGACCTGCAAGGTGGCCTTATAAGTTGAGACCTTTTTTAAGCATTGAATATGCACTTCTATATAATCAGTGGATGTGTTTGAGAATATGCATTTTATGACAAACTTACATCATTTCTAACACTTGGGATTGCAAGGTTCTCTGCATTTTTAATCCCAAGGGTTGTCAACTCTCGAAGAGATGTCTGCGAGAGAAATTTCAGAACAATTGTCATTTTTATGCagatgaaaacaaaagaatattttaAGGCACCAACATAAAATATATGTTTTCAGAGTACATGTATGCACAGATTTGTAGAAGATGTTAATGCTTGAGTAGAACTTTCCCATAACTTCTCATTCTCAGTTGAGACTGACCGTACGGCGTGATACATATGGCTGAGAACTCCACCTTTTCGCCCAACCAACTTCACTCAGCTGATCAAGTACTTCTTTAACTGCATCACTTTCTTTCTGCAGCATGTCAATAGATGAGAACAATATCAAACAAAATGTAACTGAGGCATTGCAGAATTCTAATATTTTTCTGATCAAATGGATAAAAGAAAGGATTGATGTGCACAAGCATTTTATCCTAGTAGCGACTTGTCATACCATAGCAAAGAACTGCATCTGGACATTTAACGGGTCCAAAAATGCTTCATAAATTTTAAAACTTGAACTcgtttttggttaaatttgctGAAGATGCCTTCAGGCTATATCAATAGCTAGTGATGTGATAGACCCTAAAATTGTTTTGCATATGCCTAATAAAAGAAGGGATAAGAGAAGAATGATCTTGTGATACAGTAACATTTACACTGGTCAATTTCACAACTTAGTAAGAAACTAAGTAAAATGCCTTTTAATAGTAGTTACAGATTCGTGGCAGGACCAATGATTGGCCTCAGGAGTTAACCGTTAGCATTTAATATGTGAATATTAGTGGTACGAAAATCAGAGATGGACATTATTATTCATGTGCAAATCTTGTGTGCTTTCTATGTTTTAAATGTGCATACAAACGTTAAGATGTGTACAACTAGTTTTCCTGCAAATCTGTAAACAAATGTCGTCTGCTAAAGGCAATAACCTATCCTCACTCAATCTCAAATAAATTTCTCATAACCACCGTTACCATTTAGCTGCCTACGGTTTTACAGTGCAGAACATTCCAAAAAGAATTCTGCGAAGATTTCACTCTGAATCGGTTTCAAAAATGCCAACTTTCCATTTGTCCGTATATGGATTCTCATAATAGTCAATAATTTCTCCAAAAGTGAAAAGTCAGACCAATTCAATGCTCACATTTtatctaaaattaaaaaaatggaagcaaaaattagtaaaaacacCTCAGATGACAACAATTTTTCCATTTATATCCGTAAAATGCACTACTAATAATCCACAATAAGAAAAACCCGCATGGAGAAAAATAAAGGTTGAAAAACAAATTTCTGTGAACAAAAGACTAACCTTGGAAATTGCAGATTCAAGAATGCTGAGGTCCACACCAGAAGCAGCAGATGAAGAAGCTCTTATCCTCCAACTCATGGGATGCCTGAAACATGTTCGATTATTCCAACATTGTAAATTAATATGGGAATGGCAAAACAGAGAGGAATAAAGGGTTGAAACGGAGGTGGAAGCCATATGTTTTCCTCaggttttctttccttctttctgtCTTCCGTGAAGTTGGTCCGGGACTCGGGGTCTGGGGATAAGGTTGGCAAGAGGACTTGAATATACGGTTACAAATGTACTAGTCTTTTTTTCCCCCCATATGGACCCTATGTATTGAGATTTAACTGTAGAGACCTCCTCCCATAAGGCAAAAGATAGACATAATACTTTGTAAAAATTCCCGAATGGCATTTCCCAGGTACCGGTTGGACTTGACATTCCTGGCATTGAGTACCTTAAAATACGTTAGCAGCGTATTTGGTCTCGAGCTCGAGGCTCGTCCAGCTCTTGAAAATTCAATTTAAATTcgatttaattattatttttatcttatttaagTTCGAATTCAATGTATTGTATTCAACTCAAATTCGACTTAATGTATTGTATTTTTTATCCCTTTGACCGGATaggaaattattcaaaaaaaagtatataaaatAATACTGTAGCATTATTTGTAATGTAatttatatgagataaaaagttagttaaaaattatattcagggtatatatatatattttttttttttggcaaatcttGACAATCAAACAGACCCAATTATTGTTATTATACTAACTTTTAGTGTatcaaaatttaaccaaaattatttcttttttttttgtaattgaaatgcttcattttcttgcactaaataaatgaaaattgtgCAATGATATCTCATTGACCTTCTAAAAGGGCCAACTAACAATTTATGATACTTCATATCTATAGCATAAACTGTAGCGGTGGACTGAAACTTGGGAAATGCCTTGGTATAAATGTGCATTGGCATGACTGTACATTTCCTGCTGAAACTGTGAAGATTGGTTTTAGGACCATATCAGGCAATGTTGTAAAAGACATTAAACATATGTATCTTGTTTGGAAAAGGAACTTCTGCACTCAGAATTagagctgcaaacgaatcgagttgCTCAATTCCGAACTCGACTCAAGATCGGTGAAcatcgagctcgagtcaaatTTGAGTTGACCAagtcgaactcgagtttgaaaATACTAATCTTGTTAGTTCCCGAACCGATTCGAAttcgattatatatataattttttattttaataataaaattatatatatctccataatattttatttttaaaataaaataattatttttaaaaaaaaatttaaactcaaaCTTGACATTTTAAACTCGTCGAGTTCAAACTTGAATTTGAACGAGACTCAACTCGATTAGGCCGAAATTCGACTCGGTTCGATTGTTTGGACCCTTACACAGAGTATATACAACCATGATGTAGTCTACATTGGGTACATCAAAATGTGGGAAATGTGTCACAATCTAAGGTGCAAAATGTTGGGGATATTGCAAAGAAAATGGTTGAATGATACAAAGATAAATACACAAAATAAAGATTTCAAATCTTGATTCCAAATCACTTTTCTTTAGGTTTTAGTTGCCCATTATTTGTATGCAATAGGACTCGGACAAATTATCCTTCACCATAATTTGAAATTTGCTTGTCTTTTACTCtttgcacaaaataagacaaatcctACTTGAACTATGGGCTGTTTTTTAAGAGAATTCTATAGCGTAGAAAAGTAATTTCTATACATGATCCAGAAGTATTTGAAAGTTGCAACTTTTGTCTAATGAATCATGTATTTTCTTAGCCAAGTGATTAACACCAGTGGTTGGTCTGAAGTTTTTTCAGAGGTTTTAGACACCATTTCGAGGGGCATTAACcgtcaaaacatgaaaaattAAACATTTTGACCGTCACTAAGGATGCATCCGCAGATCATACTGCATTTCCAATGGGGCGCTCATACCCTTCTAGTTTTCTCCACAGCAGAAGGATCCCTGCACTCGTATAATCACTGTAAAAAGGACCTTTTGTGGAAGTTACTCGTATATATATGGCTCAGGATTTACGAATGAAATGTACAACAGTGGTCAAAATCACTGAACATGCAGCTGTATTTGAAGTAGAATGACTATAAACATATGAATTTGAACCTAAGTGACATGCAGTTGTACGAGAGCACAAGATTTCCATCCAGATGAAAGGTTTGACAATGCTGAAACCAATAACCAAGGGAGTAGAATTTATAGTACCATACACGAATAAAACACATGAACTGAACTTTATCTGATATCCAACCGGTCTATGCGAGCACAGTAAATTAATTTCAAATCAGACGGGAAAAGAAAGGTACATACAAGAAGCAGGACTGGTCCAACTTACATTGCCAGCTGCAGATGAACCCTATATGGTATATACACATAATAACATTACAGAATCTAGACAGTGTCGGGAATGCGGCCGAATATAAATACAGATTACTTTCCAGATGGGCTGTAGCAAACTTGGCCAGCAAATTATCTGCCAATGTACCCCAGATGGTGGTGACTCGGACTACGCAATACACCTCGGCACTTTCGAGAATCTGAAGCAGCTGGATGGCTACCCCAATGTTGCTCCGTCACACAATCTGAGCTAGAAGAAACTACCAGTAGCATCATTCTGCTAAGGAGCAATTTATCACCTGCTTCTCAACTGGAGTAGTTGGAAAAATCGATTGCAGTGAGAATCCTGTGAAAAACACCACAATGGTTTTGTCGTCAACGAAAGTACCCAGGATAAATGAAATAGGAAGCTAAAAATCATAATGCATCTCTCATACAAGAAGATCAACAGTAAAGCCCCACGTGCTCAGGCAGCCCTCCTTTTCAGACCATAAGTAATGGAAGTGAATGGATGAAAATTCATTTTAGCTATAGAAGCAAGAAATTTGAAATTACATGAAGGGGAAGAAGAACAGATGTGAAGCTACCAGCTTTGGAAACAAAGTTCCATAAAAGAAGCCTGGCACTTCAATGATCATCAGCcttttgaaatgaatgacctcacaagcaaaacagaatttctcaTTCCCTTAAAGGTAATTGTGAATGCCAATGACAGATGGCAACGGGAGAAAATGACTTGAAAATGAACCAAAGCTCCAACAAATGAACTCAAATGGAGTATATGTTCTCATCTAAGACTTATCACTTAATAGTCGTCTGCAAATTACAAATAGTAGCTGCAAAAACATATACGATATTATCACCTTCAAGAACAAATTTTGAACACCAAGGACAAGTAACAACATGACAGAATGactcaaaaataaaagaggacCAAAATTCTAAGAGTTGAAACAGAGGGAAAGAAAAAGTGTAAGGTAGCTGACTACACACGCAATTCCATACTATAAAGTCATCATATAACAAGCAAAAGCAATCGTATAAATTGAACTTTCATGATAAATTCAAATGCTCACTTCTGGGACCGGATTGTTAAGAAAACCCGGGACAAACAAAAGGCAAGGAGGGTAGTATCTCACATTTGCAATATAATCCATGAGTGGTAATTAATGATGCTCAATAAAAAATGGACTGGATCTCAGGAAGTAAGTCTATCCTCAACTGGATTTCAGATAGATAACGCAGTAAAAACATTAACATCACTGATCCAGAATGGACAATCAAGACTAAACTACAGCAAtgttaaaaaaatattgaatctgtctaaatctaaaaaaaaattcaagcaaTGGCAGCGCAATCATCATGGGGACATCAAAGTAGCAGAGTATCACATTATAAGGCCATTTTGTCAATCgagaaaatatcttaaaaaacaaacaaatcCAAAATGCTCGTGTTGAATTTGGCTCTAATCCATTTTGAATACATGGGTAAAACAACTGTGAGTATACCATTCAACTGAATCTCAGAATCTCCAGATTACAACATCAAAAATAAAGTACATAACTCAACAGAGAGGTGGGAAATGAGGAGAACAGCATCTCAGAGTCAATCCCCATAGTTTTCTTCACTGGTAATCAAAGTGCAAGGATAACAATTGTCATATATCATCACTGATGCTCATCCTCAGATCATAAAACAAATTAAACCACCAGTACAGACTTCAATAtcgaaaaagaaattgaaaaaatggcATTATGAAACCATTAGACTGATAATTATCATACAGGACCTCAGGAAGACAAATTAATCTTCAATTCCATTTGGGAAATTGCAGATAGATAACGCAGTTTATTTCTTATTACATCATCGGTCCTTCCAGGAAAAATTCAAAGGCAAATAGGATAatacaaaagaagaaaattttccagcaagaAGCTCAAGAAGCAGTAATGAATGATTAAAATGTCTAAACAAGGAGGAGGAACCTAAAAGAACAATTTATGCCAGCGGGACTTCACAGTTaggcaaaagaacaaaagacaTAAAACACTAGTTTGGGTCTTCTGGGATTGGATGAATGACGTTGCTTGGCACATGAAAATcaaatgtttttaaactcttaTGAAAGTGGAGGCAGTCAGTCTGTTGGGTAACCCTTGTTACAGTATAGGACATGTTCAGCTGCTGGCTTTATTCCATATATTTTTTGCTCCATAATTATATGAAAGCATATTTTAGGCAAGATGACCAATTAATATCAAATAAGGGGGGGAAGTCAATTAAAAAGTATAGAATGAACCAATCGAGCTTGTTCCTTTTTATGTGTGCTTCAGAGGTTCAGGGATGTTCCCTCGTCAATGGCCTTTCCCCCAATTTGCGCTCTATTTTCCCCTTTCCTCGCAAAGAATGAAGTAAAAGTTCACACTCTCTGCAACGAACCAGTTTTATATAACTATATATTTAATGACTACTCAATTAGAACGAGAGAGAGGGAAGTTTACATGCATGGTATAACCGTACAAGGCTAAACCCATAAAAAACAAAGCATTCAAACAAATGAATCAGATAACTAAATGGCTAACATGCTTCAAAGATAAAAGAACCTGAATATTATAAACAACATATGCACCAAAGAACAATTGCCATACCCTGCACCAAACATCACCATCAGAACTCAGCTGCCATACAATGTACAATCGCAGCTCCATTAGGAACTGTGAGAATCACGTCAGACCATAAAATCCTTCCGCTCAACATTCCATCCCCATCCTTCCAAACTTCAATATCCGCACACATTATCTCCACCTCCTTCCCGCTCCCCTTCCCCTCCCAAACTACACACAACCTTCCATCGAAATTCACCATCGTCGCACCACATAAAAACCTAGGCAACCCTTTCCCTACACCCCTCAACTCCTTCCAAACATCTTCCTCCACATCGTACCCTCTGATCTTCCCTAAATAATCATAACAATACAACACTCCCCGAACCACCGCAGCCCGCCCCCTCCACCCCAAATCAAGCCTTTTTGACACGTTTCCCCACTTCCCCAGCCCAACATCATACACCACCCCACCTCTATCCGCCATTGCATAAACTCTCCCCTCCACCACCGCGCTCGCGTGCATCCACTTCTCCCTCACCTCAATAGGGCTCGGCACCGGGGCCCACAACCCAGTATCCGGGTCAAAAACCTCGGCCCAGTTCACAGACCGTGCCCAGCTATCCACAACACAACCACCTAGAACATAAATCTTCCCATCAACAACCCCGGCCGCAGCGAACTCCCGTCCCACCTTCATTCTTGGGCCTTGCTCCCACCTATTAAACCTACAATCATAAACCCACATCGAATTTAACGGAATGTCGTTAATAGACCCCCCAATTACGTATATTTTCGGGCCTAGGACGGCGAACGCAGGTCCTACGGGCTGACACGGGATgcggggaaggggaaaaatgggtTTTTGTGGGATTTTTCTGCTATGGCAATTAGAGAGGAGAGTGTACCAGTGGAAGGAGTAGTTGACGCGGAGGTTGAGGTAGAGAGAGGTTTGGGTGGTATGGAGGAGGGACCGGGTGGTGAAGAGTGCAGAGGAGGTTATGGCGGAGCGCCATGATCTTGAGACAAGAGAGAGCTTAGGGTAATAGTATCTGGGGATTCTTGATAGGCAGTTGATGGACACGTCATCTGGGAGGTCTGGGATCAGCTGGGGTTCGGCCGATGGTTGTGGCGGCTGGCCGCCACTGGTGGTGGTGGTCATCTAACCAATGGACTGTGAAACTTGGGAAATGCCTATGTTGTTGCAGCTAAATACGTATAGGGACTCTAAAACTTTGGAAATGCCTATATGTTGAATTATTGATTCGCAaccacctaaaaaaaaaatttgaaaattaaattcaaactcgacttgattattaatttatttaagAATTCATGCTCGATTTTGatgtcattattattattttttaactaAAATTGCTCATTTTATGTAATTGAAATGCTTCATTTTcttatatattaaataaatgaaaattgtgCAATACCGCATTGACATATCTTCTAAAAAGGCCATTTGACGTATACAAAGCGTTGGGGGCCAAAGGGTAAACGCAATCTGAGATTTCCAAGTTCGAACTGACAACGGGGAAACAAAATCTATCCAACTGAACTCTAAGATTGCCAAGGAAACAGTTCCAACCGAATTGCCAAGATTTTTAACCAGCGAGACAGTAGTAATGTGCTTAGCTGGAGTAATTACCAAGTAAACTGCATATTTTAGATCATACTCTGGTTCCTAGTTAGCTTCTCTTCTTGAACGGGCATTGGAGCAAATCTGATTCTAGCCAACTCAAACTCTTTCAATTTCAGGCAGTCATCAAGAGCATCTGCAGATGTGCAAATGTATTGCCATTACAATCCTTGAGAATCATGTAAATTCTGTCACGCAATTTTGTGCTCCAATGGCTATTTGCAGAAAAGATTCATCATCCCATTTATTAGACTCCTATCTCTCTGTAAATGAAAGAATAGAATGCTCTGAAAGTTTCTCAATAGACCATAAAGATTTGCACAAACTGGCTATAAAGATAATTTGAATATCAAAGAATCCTGACACTGTAAAACTAAGCCGAGTCTTGAAATTTTCTGCATAAATGGAGTGTAAGACATACTTAACATCAAAATGGAAAGCACCTGGTGCATCTTTCATGTTCTTTTAGTCTCCTTTTTCAGTTATAGAATGCAAAACCTCAGGCCTTTCCCAGGCAATTCCTGCTGGGATAGGCTTATGACGGAGGTGAACttgaaaaattttgcaaaacTCTTGAACCAGAGATTTGTGAGTAATATCAATCAGCTGGTTATCATCAATGTCATACTTGCTTTCAGCTCCACGTCGATTAGATGAAACATGTTCCTGCAACAGACCCTTTATGCTTCCAACTTGACGATCTTGAATACCGCAAGGGACAATTTGACCAAATGCTG
The genomic region above belongs to Coffea arabica cultivar ET-39 chromosome 7c, Coffea Arabica ET-39 HiFi, whole genome shotgun sequence and contains:
- the LOC113701213 gene encoding uncharacterized protein isoform X2 → MYHAVRSVSTENEKLWESSTQALTSSTNLCIHTSLRELTTLGIKNAENLAIPSVRNDAAFLFTVVGTTGFLGVLTSQLPGDWGFFLPYLIGSISLIVLAVGSVSPGLLQAAIGGFASFFPDYQERIARHEAAHFLVAYLLGLPILGYSLDIGKEHVNLIDEKLEKLIYSGQLDAKELDRLAVIAMAGLAAEGLTYDKVVGQSADLFTLQRFINRSKPQLSKDQQQNLTRWAVLFSGSLLKNNKALHEALISAMSKKATVVECIEAIETAG
- the LOC113701213 gene encoding uncharacterized protein isoform X1, with translation MASTSVSTLYSSLFCHSHINLQCWNNRTCFRHPMSWRIRASSSAASGVDLSILESAISKKESDAVKEVLDQLSEVGWAKRWSSQPYVSRRTTSLRELTTLGIKNAENLAIPSVRNDAAFLFTVVGTTGFLGVLTSQLPGDWGFFLPYLIGSISLIVLAVGSVSPGLLQAAIGGFASFFPDYQERIARHEAAHFLVAYLLGLPILGYSLDIGKEHVNLIDEKLEKLIYSGQLDAKELDRLAVIAMAGLAAEGLTYDKVVGQSADLFTLQRFINRSKPQLSKDQQQNLTRWAVLFSGSLLKNNKALHEALISAMSKKATVVECIEAIETAG
- the LOC113702183 gene encoding F-box/kelch-repeat protein SKIP6-like isoform X2, coding for MTTTTSGGQPPQPSAEPQLIPDLPDDVSINCLSRIPRYYYPKLSLVSRSWRSAITSSALFTTRSLLHTTQTSLYLNLRVNYSFHWFNRWEQGPRMKVGREFAAAGVVDGKIYVLGGCVVDSWARSVNWAEVFDPDTGLWAPVPSPIEVREKWMHASAVVEGRVYAMADRGGVVYDVGLGKWGNVSKRLDLGWRGRAAVVRGVLYCYDYLGKIRGYDVEEDVWKELRGVGKGLPRFLCGATMVNFDGRLCVVWEGKGSGKEVEIMCADIEVWKDGDGMLSGRILWSDVILTVPNGAAIVHCMAAEF
- the LOC113702183 gene encoding F-box/kelch-repeat protein SKIP6-like isoform X1, which translates into the protein MTTTTSGGQPPQPSAEPQLIPDLPDDVSINCLSRIPRYYYPKLSLVSRSWRSAITSSALFTTRSLLHTTQTSLYLNLRVNYSFHWYTLLSNCHSRKIPQKPIFPLPRIPCQPVGPAFAVLGPKIYVIGGSINDIPLNSMWVYDCRFNRWEQGPRMKVGREFAAAGVVDGKIYVLGGCVVDSWARSVNWAEVFDPDTGLWAPVPSPIEVREKWMHASAVVEGRVYAMADRGGVVYDVGLGKWGNVSKRLDLGWRGRAAVVRGVLYCYDYLGKIRGYDVEEDVWKELRGVGKGLPRFLCGATMVNFDGRLCVVWEGKGSGKEVEIMCADIEVWKDGDGMLSGRILWSDVILTVPNGAAIVHCMAAEF